The Streptomyces armeniacus genomic interval ACGACGGCGGACGCCTTCCCGAAGCGGTCACCGCCTCCCCGCAGCCGGTCCAGATCGGTTTCGAAGCGCTGTACGGGCTCGGCGAAGTTGGCCTGCCGGTCGCGGCTGAACTTCGAGTTCTCGTGCAGCTCCGCCGCCAGCGGCGCGTACGCGCGAGGGTCGGAGACCGGCGAGCCGTCCGGTTGTGCCAGCATCGTTTCCGTGATCCTTCCAGTCCGGGCCGGGATTGGCGCCGGCGGTGGGGGCTCCGGCGCTTCCCCGCCTACGCGAAGAAGTGCGGCGCGGGGTTGAGTTCGTCCTCGCGGGCCGGCTCCCGCCGGTACCCGAGTTCGACCGGGAGGTCGTAGAGGCGCCGTCCCGTGCGGGACTGCAACGCTCCGAAGTCCAGTGGCTGCGCGCCGGGGACCAGCACCTTGCAGACGTGCCAGCCGAGTCCACGCAGGTCCGGCGGAGTGAGGTCGACGGTGATGACCCGCATCCCCCGGCGGGCGACCGCGTCCACGGCCGCGTCGAGCGTCGTGCATCCGGCCGACGTGTCCGACGTATCCGATGTATTCGATGTGTCCGGCGGGTTCCAGTCGGCGTGGTCGTCGAGCAGCCAGTCCAGCGTGTCCCGGTAGCCGGGCAGGCAGCTCATCCGGATGTGCTCCTCGGGCTCCGCCAGGTCCTCCATCGGCCCCGGCTCCGCCCTGTCCGGGTATCCGCGGCGGCTCATCACCGCGGATATCTGGAATGCCTCGAGTACGGCTTTCCGCAGCGCCGACGGGTAGTCCCCCCGGCACGCCGCCCCGAAGCAGAACGGCGGCACCCGGTCGCTCCGCGTCAGCACCCCGGCCAGCACCACCGGTTGCCCGAGATCCAGTGTGAGATCCCACGCCCGTACGGTCATCGCGTGCCAGCGCGGCGCGGAAGCCACGAAGCCGTCGACGTCGTCGCAGATCCCCGCGAACGGGATCTCCGGCGGGGTCCAGCGGTTCAGGTGCCTGATGGTGAACGCGTCCCGCTCCTCGATCTCCCGGAGCCCGGCCAGGACGGCCGCTGACGGATCCGTGTGCGCGGCGAGGCCGTTGGTCGTCCAGGGCGCGAGTTCCTCCCCTTCGAAGCGCGACTTGTAGGACGGCAGCGCCAGCTGGGCCGGCACCAGCACCCGCCGGTCCTCCGTCAGGTCGTGGCCCACCACCCAGCCGCGCGGCGCCTTCTCGTCGAAGGCGGTCCAGGAGGACTCCTTCGGGTGTGGCAGCACGAACGACTCGCCGTGCACAGCGTCGCCCTCGAACTCGTCGAACGTGCCCCACTCCACCCGCGCGTGCGCGGCTCCGACCAGGGAGCCGTAGCGTTCGACCGTCTCGCCGACGGCGGCGGACCGCGCCTCGGCCAGCGAGGTGCCGATCCCGAAGCCGGTGACCCCGTAGTCCTTCGGTACGCCGGGCAGCACCTCGGGGCGTGCGGCCGGGGCGAGCCGGGCCACCGTCGTACGGGGCAGCAGCTCCGAGACGAAGGGCACGAGCTGCCGGATGATCCCGGTTCGTGGCGATACGACGGCCGCCGTGTCGACCCCGGCACGCGCACGGGGGACGGGCGGGGCCGCCGTCACGTCACTGCGCATGACCACAGCTTTCGCACATGGGCACCCGCAGGACCGGGTGCCGGGTGAGTTTCAGGGTCGTGAAGCTGAGCTGGAGAAGTACGGGGGCGGGCGCCTCGTTGGCGTGCCCGGCGAAGACGTTGACCGCCCGCAGGGACGCCAGGCTGGTCAGCAGCCCGTCGCCGGCGGCCAGTCTCCCCGCCGGAGCGAATGCCAGCGGCGGGCCCCCGGCGGACGCTTCCGTGCCCCCGGACTCACCGGGCCCGGGGGCCGCGGCGCGCTCCCGTACGCACAGGCAGTCGTAGCACGCGGTGCGCCGGGGGACGACGACGTGCGTGAGAACGACCGTGACGCCTTCGAACCACCCGGCCAGGTACGGGACTCCGGCGCGGCGCGACCAGCGGTCGAGGCGCCTGAGGTGCTCCTCGTCCCGGTCCCGCGCCAGCGAGACGACGAACGACGGCGCCTCCCCGCTCAGCGCGGGCGCGTCCGCTTCGTCGAGGACCGGGCGCCGCGACAGCCGTACGCCGAGGCTGGCGCTCGTCAACTCCGCGAACCGCGCGCCGAGTTCCTCGTCGCCGAGGCACACGATCTCGGCCCGCGCGCCGTCGGCGGTGACGGCGTCGGACAGTCCTTCGTCGGCGAAGAGGCGCAGCGCCGCGTTCGCCTCGCGGTCGGCTCCGGGCCCCTTGTCGAGCTCGGCGAGGGTCGTGACCAGCCCCTGGGACTCCAGCCGCGCCAGGAGCCGGGCGACCTTCTCGGCAGGCGCGTCGACCTCCCGCGCGACCGCGCCGACGGAGCTTGGCCGCTCGACGGCGCAGAGGACCCGGCGGGCCAGGCCCGCGGTCCTTCCGCGCAGGGCGACGTCTCCGGTCACGAGCCGGACGGTGATGGTTGAATCGATTTCTTCGACGGAGGCCCCGGGGCTCAGGAGGTAGGTCACATCCACGGTGGCTGCCACGTCACGGGCTCGGTCTCCATGTACGACATGGCGATGATTCGTACATGGTTGGCGGGAACGCCGT includes:
- a CDS encoding YcaO-like family protein, giving the protein MRSDVTAAPPVPRARAGVDTAAVVSPRTGIIRQLVPFVSELLPRTTVARLAPAARPEVLPGVPKDYGVTGFGIGTSLAEARSAAVGETVERYGSLVGAAHARVEWGTFDEFEGDAVHGESFVLPHPKESSWTAFDEKAPRGWVVGHDLTEDRRVLVPAQLALPSYKSRFEGEELAPWTTNGLAAHTDPSAAVLAGLREIEERDAFTIRHLNRWTPPEIPFAGICDDVDGFVASAPRWHAMTVRAWDLTLDLGQPVVLAGVLTRSDRVPPFCFGAACRGDYPSALRKAVLEAFQISAVMSRRGYPDRAEPGPMEDLAEPEEHIRMSCLPGYRDTLDWLLDDHADWNPPDTSNTSDTSDTSAGCTTLDAAVDAVARRGMRVITVDLTPPDLRGLGWHVCKVLVPGAQPLDFGALQSRTGRRLYDLPVELGYRREPAREDELNPAPHFFA
- a CDS encoding TOMM precursor leader peptide-binding protein, producing MTGDVALRGRTAGLARRVLCAVERPSSVGAVAREVDAPAEKVARLLARLESQGLVTTLAELDKGPGADREANAALRLFADEGLSDAVTADGARAEIVCLGDEELGARFAELTSASLGVRLSRRPVLDEADAPALSGEAPSFVVSLARDRDEEHLRRLDRWSRRAGVPYLAGWFEGVTVVLTHVVVPRRTACYDCLCVRERAAAPGPGESGGTEASAGGPPLAFAPAGRLAAGDGLLTSLASLRAVNVFAGHANEAPAPVLLQLSFTTLKLTRHPVLRVPMCESCGHAQ